One stretch of Pradoshia sp. D12 DNA includes these proteins:
- a CDS encoding ABC transporter permease — protein MNNLIKRLIPIACILIAWYLCSYFEVWSAYILPSPMQVWNTFVSMVQNGELFIHIFASLYRVLVGFSIAFVFAFFLGIIAGLKPALSPYYNHIVEFFRNVPPLSLIPLLILWVGIGEESKTIIIILASFFPMFLNIKKGFGSCDYKLLEVGKVLGLNPRQRFLKIILPSAVPDILLGMKVGLGYSWRAIIGAEMIAAASGLGYFILDAQTMSRSDKVIVGILVIGLLGVICDKIFSFFSKKFTRIGGIDNSWD, from the coding sequence ATGAATAATCTTATAAAAAGATTGATACCGATTGCTTGTATTTTAATCGCATGGTATTTATGCAGCTATTTCGAAGTTTGGAGTGCCTATATTCTGCCTAGTCCAATGCAAGTATGGAATACCTTTGTATCAATGGTACAAAACGGAGAATTATTTATTCATATCTTTGCAAGTTTATATAGAGTACTAGTCGGCTTTTCGATTGCCTTTGTATTCGCCTTTTTTCTAGGCATCATTGCTGGTTTAAAGCCTGCCCTTTCTCCTTATTACAATCATATTGTGGAGTTCTTCAGAAATGTACCTCCACTTAGCCTGATTCCCTTGCTAATTTTATGGGTTGGTATCGGAGAAGAATCCAAAACAATCATAATCATTTTAGCTTCCTTTTTTCCAATGTTTTTAAATATAAAAAAGGGCTTTGGTTCTTGTGATTATAAGCTTTTGGAGGTCGGAAAAGTTTTAGGATTAAATCCAAGGCAACGTTTTCTGAAAATAATTCTTCCGTCTGCTGTCCCAGATATTCTTTTAGGAATGAAGGTTGGCCTGGGATATAGCTGGAGAGCTATTATTGGTGCTGAAATGATTGCCGCTGCAAGCGGTTTGGGGTACTTCATATTGGATGCGCAGACGATGTCTCGCTCTGATAAAGTGATTGTGGGAATTCTGGTGATCGGCCTCCTGGGAGTCATCTGCGATAAAATTTTCTCGTTCTTTAGCAAGAAATTCACTCGTATTGGAGGTATAGACAAT
- a CDS encoding SMP-30/gluconolactonase/LRE family protein codes for MVGVLELVLDVKATLGEGPCWDRQRQLLYWIDILEKKIYIFNPNTNENHGIQLEQYIGAIVPRNIDEAVVALENGFYFLNYSTEKVTLINEPESHLINNRFNDGKCDAYGRFWAGTMDKSYIREQGSLYCLDTNRKVEKKLSKIGLSNGMAWSPDNKFMYHIDTLSKKVSCFNFNLVTGDIENPVEIISFKEEEGMPDGMTIDEEGMLWIAHWGGSKVSRWNPKTGEQIGSIEVPALNVTSCTFGGKDLNELYITTAKSGLSEEQLKNYPLSGGLFRIKMDVKGSPSYSFKG; via the coding sequence TTGGTAGGAGTTTTAGAATTGGTTCTAGATGTAAAAGCGACACTGGGAGAAGGTCCATGCTGGGATAGGCAAAGACAATTGTTATATTGGATTGATATTTTAGAAAAAAAGATATACATCTTTAATCCAAATACAAATGAAAACCACGGAATTCAGTTAGAACAATATATTGGGGCAATAGTACCTCGAAATATAGACGAAGCAGTAGTGGCATTAGAAAATGGTTTTTATTTTTTGAATTACTCCACGGAAAAAGTAACCCTGATAAATGAACCGGAGAGTCACTTGATTAATAATCGGTTTAATGATGGAAAATGTGATGCTTATGGACGCTTTTGGGCAGGTACAATGGACAAATCTTATATTAGAGAACAAGGTTCCCTTTATTGCTTAGATACAAATAGAAAAGTAGAGAAGAAGCTGAGTAAGATTGGCTTATCCAATGGCATGGCATGGTCACCTGATAATAAATTTATGTATCACATAGATACTCTATCTAAAAAGGTTAGTTGTTTTAATTTTAATCTTGTTACGGGTGATATTGAAAATCCCGTGGAAATTATCAGTTTCAAAGAAGAAGAAGGAATGCCTGATGGTATGACTATAGATGAAGAAGGAATGTTGTGGATTGCCCATTGGGGTGGTTCAAAAGTATCTAGGTGGAACCCTAAAACAGGTGAACAGATAGGCTCCATAGAGGTCCCAGCACTAAATGTTACATCTTGTACTTTCGGAGGGAAAGATTTAAATGAATTATATATAACTACAGCAAAATCGGGACTTAGTGAAGAACAACTTAAGAATTACCCATTATCAGGAGGACTTTTCAGGATCAAAATGGATGTAAAGGGAAGTCCATCTTATTCGTTTAAAGGGTAA
- a CDS encoding helix-turn-helix transcriptional regulator has product MKEKMEDYVENKVYEHRVLKRLSQKELADAVGVSKQTIYVMEKNNYSPSLVLAFRIAEFFNVDINHIFTYVKGCDQNEK; this is encoded by the coding sequence TTGAAAGAAAAAATGGAGGATTACGTTGAAAATAAAGTATATGAGCATCGAGTTTTAAAAAGATTGTCCCAAAAAGAGCTGGCTGACGCTGTGGGAGTATCCAAACAAACCATATATGTGATGGAGAAGAATAATTACTCTCCTTCCCTTGTTTTAGCTTTTCGAATTGCTGAGTTCTTTAACGTAGATATTAACCATATTTTTACTTATGTGAAAGGGTGCGATCAAAATGAAAAGTGA
- a CDS encoding DUF2178 domain-containing protein, translating to MKSEEISNTTFYPLKTWAEASTGNWNMLIGIGILLLIVGVILLYVFYRKIGKADERTNQIHLKSTFIMLSVVILCDVIFPKEYMWQIFFLFKYSLAFIASGIFLAVQYKKDFLN from the coding sequence ATGAAAAGTGAGGAAATATCAAATACAACTTTTTATCCATTAAAAACTTGGGCGGAAGCATCAACTGGTAATTGGAATATGCTTATTGGCATCGGTATTTTATTGCTTATAGTCGGAGTAATTCTGTTGTACGTATTTTATAGAAAAATAGGTAAGGCTGACGAAAGAACAAATCAAATACACTTAAAAAGTACCTTCATTATGTTAAGCGTAGTAATTTTATGTGACGTAATTTTCCCGAAAGAATATATGTGGCAAATTTTCTTCTTATTTAAATATTCTCTTGCATTCATTGCTTCAGGAATATTTCTAGCTGTTCAATATAAAAAGGATTTTTTAAACTAA